The DNA window ATACGCGACGGGTGGAATACATTGAACAATAACGAAGAAATATTTAAGGCTTGCCATAATATTCTCGCGAGCAAAAAAGCACTTCTGATATTCCCGGAAGGTAATCATGGCTTTGAAAGACGCTTACGCCCCTTGAGCAAAGGCTTTACAAGAATTGCTTTTGGCACATTGACTGAACAGCCAGATTTGGATCTCAAAATAATTCCTGTGGGAATAAATTATCACAATCATCGGGAATTCCGAACAAGGGTATCAATTCATTTTGGCAAAGCCATTGATGTCCAACCTTTTTATACCAATTCAGATGATCACAATGCCTCTTTAAAATTAAGAAATGCAATTAGCGCTCAAATGGAAAAACTAATCGTTCACATTCCGGAAGACGAATACGATATTAAATTTTCTCAGCTAATAAAGATGAATCCCGACTTTTCAAACTTGCTGGCATGCAGGGATTTAATGGAGAACTTAAGTTCTACAGATGGTACTTCTTCTGTTGAAAAGGAAAAGCAAGGTTCATTTTTATACTATTTCTTCCGTTTCTATTATTTATTACCACTTCAGTTATGGAAAATTATTGCCTCCAGGATCAAAGATCCAGTGATGCTGGCTTCAATAAAATTTTCGATTGGTATTTTTGTGTTCCCGGTTTTTCTATTTCTGCAATCCTTTCTTGTCCAAATTATTTTTATGGAAATGTCGATATCGCTTGTCTATTTCCTTATTGGACTAATTCTCCCTCTATTAATTAATAATCGGGCTTAATCCTTAAAATGAACTCTGATTTGAGTTATTTGATTGCTTCGGTTGAATAGTTCTGCAGAGATCGATTCATTTAATTCAAGACCATCAATTTTTTCTTCCTTATTGGCTCTGATTAATTGAATGAAATCTTTTTCAGAGGATTTGCTGTATATCACAGGCACCTGACAATAAGTAAATACCAATTCTCCTGCATTGAGATTGATGGTTGACATCTCCCCTTTTACATTGAAATATTCATACAATGCGGAATGATCCAGAAACTCATTCTCATCTAAAAACTCCGGTTCAAATCTGACCCTGGAACTATTTACTTTTAGCCCGAGTTCTGCCCATCGATTGAGAATATCTTCTTTTACCTGCCCGGTCATACCCGGTTGTTGAGCTCCTTTATTTAGTGGTGTGTGTGAATAGGCATCGGTGGGAAAAGCACCGTAAAGCGAAGGCGATTTATGCAGACCTATGCCCTCCCGAACTTTGTAATAATGCTTTTTAAGCTTATTAAATTTCGAAGGCTCTTTTGTTGAATTTGCATGATCCAAATTTTCCTGAATGGCCAATAATAATTTTGAAACCATATGCCAGTATATGCTTCCAAGGCCCTCATAGCCAAAAAATGTTCCCGATCGGCCTGTAAATGCTTTGTGATTGAACAAGTCCTCATAGATGTCCAGAAAGGCGTCGAGATCCTTTTTTAGTAGTTCATCATATCCTTTGTTTTCCAGTTTTTCGAGACCATCTTTCAATGCCATGGCATTTGTGAAATTTCCGTTAAAATGGCAAATCCCATTTTTATCACAAGTCAGAATACTTCGATCATCATTTTTGATTAGCAATTGAGCAAGTTCGGAGGATCTAATAAATGAATCCGGAATATTATTCTTCTCTAAAAAACCGGGCAATTCCCGGTTTGGATAAAGTAAATAGCTGTTTTGATCTTCTCTGAATAATTGGCTTTTTTCCAGGTGATCCAACAATTGGATGACCTCAGTTGATTTTAGAAATCCGGAAGTTAATATTCCCACCTGACCTTCCAACATTTCGTATAAATGGGAAATTGAGGCCTTATTTCCGCTTAAATCAAGAAGGTTATAAGAATGATAAAGTCCGTCCTTTCTTTTGTTGGATGCAATGCTATGATCGATGTACTCTACAGAGATTTTAAAGAAATCAAGCAATGCTTCTTTTTTCACCTTACTAATTCCTGTTCCGCCAAATGCAGAATAGGCATTTTGTCTGTATTGTTCACCGGCATTACCCAAAAGATCTATAATTTGCCTTCTGTCTTGATCTGTAATCGAAGCTTTTAATAAATCTTTGTTTTGGTTTAGTATACTATATATTCCTCTGAGGAACTCAGCTATAGGTTCGTGTAATTTAATGTTTTCAGAAGCTGTGTTTTCGAATAAGTCAATACAAAACTTAGCATAGCGCCTCATATAATAAAGTGTAACCATGGAAACGCCATTCCCAACGAGTGCATTGTTTGCGTCGTTCCATTCCGGTCTTTGAGTATTAAGCCAAATACCACCTTCAGGTATAAAATTTGACATTTTTGTCAGAAATGTAAGCAGTATTTTTTCGGCCAAATTGGCCTTTATGAGTTCATTGTTAGAACCAAAAACCATTTTGCCATCGGCGCCAATTTTTTCA is part of the Hyphobacterium sp. CCMP332 genome and encodes:
- a CDS encoding 1-acyl-sn-glycerol-3-phosphate acyltransferase is translated as MKGILYYILRAYVQLGLRFYFSSYKVYGTENIPKKGAIIFTANHQNAFLDALVIVGKNERITHFLARAEVFKKPFFKWLMSLINMMPIYRIRDGWNTLNNNEEIFKACHNILASKKALLIFPEGNHGFERRLRPLSKGFTRIAFGTLTEQPDLDLKIIPVGINYHNHREFRTRVSIHFGKAIDVQPFYTNSDDHNASLKLRNAISAQMEKLIVHIPEDEYDIKFSQLIKMNPDFSNLLACRDLMENLSSTDGTSSVEKEKQGSFLYYFFRFYYLLPLQLWKIIASRIKDPVMLASIKFSIGIFVFPVFLFLQSFLVQIIFMEMSISLVYFLIGLILPLLINNRA